The following DNA comes from Methanosarcina vacuolata Z-761.
GGATAAAAGGAATCTTTATTTCCAGGCTGGAACCCTGACCCAGGCCATCCTATATAAAGGAAGGGATTACGAATTCAAGAGAAAACTTCTTGAGCCCCTCTCAAAGGACATAATCCCTTCAAATATTCCAGAACTGCTTAAGCTTGCCAGAGAAGCAGCAATTAACGAGGAGAAATTAAGGCTTTTTGTTAAATATAATGTGGAAGTCCTGAGAAACAGCGCGTATATTGTAAATACAAATAACTCCATTTCAAAGGCAGCGATATACGCAGCCTCTTACGGCAGGCGGGAAGTCGGGATTGCAGCCGAATACCGTGAAAGAAAGGTAGCTTATGACCTTAGTATCCGATCCAGGGGAGAGGTAGACGTAAACAATATTCTCCGTTCAGTCGCACCAAGATTCGGAGGAAGCGGCGGTGGACATCCACTTGCGGCAGGCGCTCAAATTCCCGAAGATTCCCTTAACGCATTCCTCAGGGCTTTTGATAAGGAACTAGGGGAAGCACATAGGTAAAGAATCGGAACATGGATAAAAACCGGAACATGGATAAAAACCGGTCATCGGTTGACCAAAACAATTGATTCGCAATCGTCTAACCGGTTTATCACGCCGCGGCATGGGATTTTCGATCAACCCTATTTTGAAAAGGGTTGTGTCACAACCGTTGCGCCGGTTGATCACGCCGAGAACGACATTTTTGTTCAGGTCTTTTTTGAAAAAGGCTTGGAGGTAAAAAACAATGGAAACCAGTAAGACTGCAGCTGAAAGCGGAGTAAGCTTTGAGATAATCTTTGTAGGCCGTTCAAACGTGGGTAAATCCTCGTTGCTAAGGGAACTCTTCGGAGCGAAAGTAAGGGTTGGAAAACGCCCCGGGGTTACCTTACGCCCTGCACATGTCCATGTCTCGGACCTGCTTATCACGGATATGCCTGGCTTCGGCTTCATGAGTGGAGTAAAAGACCGAAAGCAAGACATCGTTAAAGACAAAACCGTGCACTATATCGAAGAAAATGCCGAAAGGATCAAGCTCGGAGTGCTTGTAATAGACAGCTCGTCTTTCCCGCAGATAGTAGACCGCTGGGACTCAAAGGACCAGATTCCGATAGACATTGAAATGTTTGATTTCCTCAGGGAAGTCGGGATTGACACCATTATTGCTGCAAACAAGATGGATAAGGTAAAAGAAAGCGATTATGATTCTCTTCTTGACGAGATTGCAATTCGACTCGGGCTTGAACCTCCCTGGCAGAACTGGAGGCATATAATAGCTCCTATCAGCGCCAAAAAAGGAGACCTGAAAGCTTTAAAAAGTCTGCTTCGGGAAAGGCTGCACGAAATGAAAAGGGATGACCTGTTCAAGTATGTTTGATTTGAAAAAACTCATTATTTTATCCCAAAATTATTTCGCTGTTTAAATTTCTTTTATTGCAGTTATATATCGCGTACAAATGACTCACCATTTTAATTCAACTTCGAATTTGGTTCATTTTACGTGATTATTCTATAGTATCAAAATGGAATTGTAATTTAATCAAGTTTAATTTTTTGAGTCGCTTGCTGTTGTATCGTATATTAACTTCCAAATAGTTTTGAATCTGCGAAATCATTTCAGGATACAACAAATTGTGGGATTCAAGCCAAAATCATTGATTTTGTTGAGCATGTGCCCACAGCTGATTCAAGTAGTTTATTCAGTTGTTGCAAAAATCACCGTATTTTTGAGAAGGGGGTCGAAATGTGAGGTAAAAGAGAAAAAGGTGTGTAGAAAAGGAAAGAGAATAAAGGAAAGAGAATAAAGGAAAAGAAAGAAAAGGAAAGAAAAGAAAAGAAAAGAAAGAAAATTTGTAAGTAAATTAGCTTTCCTGGACTTTATCCCCTTTTTTCATAGTTTCTTCGATTCCTTCTCCAATTTTAACATTCATGAGAAAATCATCAACCGTTGCAAGAAGAGAGCCTATTTTTTCAGAGTGAAAATGGACAGCAACTTTATCATTACTGATTTCACTTTCCATGCTTCTAAGGTTATCCGGAGAAAGAGCTTGCAGAATTCTCGCAGCGGATTTTCTTGATTCAGGATCCGGAAATTCAATTGTACCTGTAATTTTCATAAGCACTCCCATCGCTTTTCCATCTTATTATCTTTATCTTTTTTGATTTTTTGCTCCGGTCTTCTGGAGCTGGTCACCTATTATTCGGTCTGCAATGCTAAGGAACTCCTCTACACTTCCAAGAGGG
Coding sequences within:
- a CDS encoding DHHA1 domain-containing protein — translated: MKELENRIKAKTLVLTHGDSDGICSGAIAKTAYPDAYVYFTNPSNLLEKLRLIQDVKTLIICDIAIDERNCSELHTALREFAETSDLYYIDHHPLPKSCEKESWFYHDIEACSSELTYRVFEDRLDRDMRRVAIYGAIGDFCDNTPCLKNWVKDWDKRNLYFQAGTLTQAILYKGRDYEFKRKLLEPLSKDIIPSNIPELLKLAREAAINEEKLRLFVKYNVEVLRNSAYIVNTNNSISKAAIYAASYGRREVGIAAEYRERKVAYDLSIRSRGEVDVNNILRSVAPRFGGSGGGHPLAAGAQIPEDSLNAFLRAFDKELGEAHR
- the engB gene encoding GTP-binding protein EngB, with translation METSKTAAESGVSFEIIFVGRSNVGKSSLLRELFGAKVRVGKRPGVTLRPAHVHVSDLLITDMPGFGFMSGVKDRKQDIVKDKTVHYIEENAERIKLGVLVIDSSSFPQIVDRWDSKDQIPIDIEMFDFLREVGIDTIIAANKMDKVKESDYDSLLDEIAIRLGLEPPWQNWRHIIAPISAKKGDLKALKSLLRERLHEMKRDDLFKYV
- a CDS encoding KEOPS complex subunit Pcc1, with the translated sequence MKITGTIEFPDPESRKSAARILQALSPDNLRSMESEISNDKVAVHFHSEKIGSLLATVDDFLMNVKIGEGIEETMKKGDKVQES